A section of the Phaseolus vulgaris cultivar G19833 chromosome 8, P. vulgaris v2.0, whole genome shotgun sequence genome encodes:
- the LOC137823554 gene encoding aquaporin NIP2-1-like, producing MKRYSHLSHYKRTLHHPLLHSSLILILPSSTTMEGNTQNTFTFVTNTIDVPSPSTPAISPSRGYLSLLAQTYPPGFSRKVFAEVIGTYLLVFVGSGSAGLSVIDESRVSKLAASLAAGLIVTVLIYSIGHISGAHMNPAVSLAFAAVRHFPWPQLPFYVAAQLTGSISASYTLRELFQPSNEIGGTSPAGSHIQALIMEMVTTYTMVFISMAVATDTNATGQLSGVAVGCSVSISSIVAGPISGGSMNPARTLGPAIATSSYKGLWLYFVGPITGAILAAWSYNVIRDTEHPGFPFSLSSLSFKARNRTSGTQQVGKTDHQCLV from the exons ATGAAGAGATACTCACATTTGTCACACTATAAAAGGACCCTTCATCATCCACTTCTACATAGCTCTCTCATATTAATTCTACCCAGCTCCACAACAATGGAAGGTAACACCCAAAACACGTTTACCTTCGTCACCAACACCATCGACGTTCCAAGTCCAAGCACCCCCGCGATATCACCCTCCCGTGGTTATCTTTCACTACTAGCACAGACTTACCCTCCTGGCTTTTCCAGAAAG GTGTTTGCGGAGGTTATAGGAACTTATCTTTTGGTGTTCGTGGGAAGTGGTTCTGCTGGTCTTAGTGTTATTGATGAGAGCAGAGTGTCGAAGCTTGCAGCTTCACTGGCAGCGGGGCTCATAGTCACAGTGTTGATTTACTCGATTGGACACATTTCTGGGGCACACATGAACCCTGCGGTTTCCCTTGCTTTTGCTGCGGTGAGGCATTTTCCGTGGCCACAG CTCCCGTTTTACGTGGCAGCTCAACTCACTGGATCCATTTCTGCTTCATACACATTGCGAGAGCTTTTCCAGCCATCAAATGAAATTGGAGGAACATCACCTGCTGGATCACATATTCAAGCACTAATCATGGAAATGGTGACAACTTACACCATGGTGTTCATTTCCATGGCCGTCGCCACAGACACAAACGCT ACAGGACAACTATCAGGAGTAGCAGTAGGTTGTTCCGTTTCCATATCAAGCATTGTTGCCGG ACCAATATCAGGGGGATCAATGAACCCAGCAAGGACATTAGGTCCTGCAATTGCAACTTCATCGTACAAGGGACTTTGGTTATATTTTGTTGGACCAATTACTGGGGCAATTTTAGCAGCATGGTCTTACAATGTGATTAGGGACACGGAACACCCTGGTTTTCCATTTTCACTATCCTCCCTTTCATTCAAGGCACGCAATAGAACTAGTGGAACCCAACAAGTTGGAAAAACCGACCACCAATGCTTGGTTTGA